Proteins encoded in a region of the Candidatus Moanabacter tarae genome:
- the yidD gene encoding Putative membrane protein insertion efficiency factor, protein MVRFFEKCRSSPIPKIRGRNLLLLMGRWAAWLVRGYQILLSPLKQGLLGPQAACRFHPSCSQYALVSLRRFGLGLGAWLVVKRISKCHPFNDGGFDPVPGGDSEDKRAETEDRSEPSLF, encoded by the coding sequence ATGGTCCGCTTTTTTGAAAAGTGCAGGTCCAGCCCAATTCCGAAGATTCGGGGTCGGAATCTGCTTTTACTGATGGGGCGGTGGGCAGCTTGGTTAGTTAGGGGTTACCAGATCCTACTGTCACCCCTCAAACAGGGACTCCTGGGTCCCCAGGCCGCGTGCCGCTTTCATCCTAGTTGTTCACAGTACGCACTTGTTAGTCTCCGGCGATTTGGCCTTGGTCTTGGAGCCTGGTTGGTCGTTAAGCGTATTTCGAAATGCCATCCTTTTAATGATGGTGGATTCGATCCGGTGCCGGGAGGAGATTCCGAAGATAAAAGAGCTGAAACCGAAGACCGCTCCGAGCCTTCGCTTTTCTAA
- the rsmE gene encoding Ribosomal RNA small subunit methyltransferase E produces the protein MPRYRSYLDPSESTIEETFSLSSEESHHLLRVRRAKVEDPVTVFDGRGNEYKCFLEGVSAGKATLRVDIKKTYAPPSCRIILAQTILKSQKMDQVIQRATELGASHLVPVLSERAVALLSNDRYENRFRRWKLLTVEACKQSGNLFLPTIGPITALKDFCGQPQEQELRLIGSLEPQATNIVCTISEFRQTHSINNPASILCLIGPEGDFTREEYQIAHKAGFIPITLSPNTLRSETAATVSVALLRQYLD, from the coding sequence ATGCCTCGCTACCGCTCATATCTGGATCCTTCAGAATCGACTATCGAGGAGACTTTTTCTCTGAGCTCTGAGGAAAGTCATCATCTTCTCCGGGTCCGAAGAGCAAAAGTTGAAGATCCCGTCACCGTCTTTGACGGTAGAGGAAACGAATACAAATGCTTCCTAGAAGGTGTTTCAGCCGGCAAAGCAACTCTAAGAGTTGATATAAAAAAAACATACGCACCTCCCTCATGTAGAATCATACTCGCCCAGACTATCCTTAAGAGCCAGAAAATGGATCAAGTTATTCAAAGGGCCACTGAGCTGGGAGCCAGCCATTTGGTTCCTGTTTTGTCTGAACGTGCGGTAGCATTGTTATCTAACGACCGATATGAAAACCGGTTTAGAAGATGGAAACTCCTCACCGTTGAGGCATGTAAGCAGTCTGGAAATCTCTTCCTACCCACTATTGGCCCTATCACTGCACTTAAGGATTTTTGCGGACAGCCCCAAGAACAAGAACTCCGACTGATTGGAAGCCTCGAGCCGCAAGCAACAAACATCGTCTGTACAATATCTGAATTTCGCCAAACTCACTCGATCAATAATCCCGCGTCCATTCTTTGTTTGATCGGCCCGGAAGGTGATTTTACGAGGGAAGAGTATCAGATCGCCCATAAGGCAGGGTTTATCCCTATTACCCTCAGCCCCAACACCCTGCGATCCGAAACCGCGGCCACCGTCTCTGTCGCTCTCCTTAGACAATACCTAGATTAG
- a CDS encoding 18 kDa heat shock protein, with product MNILRYRKPNIDSISMINRLFDDAFANFGLHLEPISRIDPQDRTYRASVRMDEEGDNFVVRFEVPGVKKENINLELNESVIVLKAERSENRNDEEIRISLNRSVRIPEETEVSKVKANLKDGVLTVLIPKPPKRQPKLIAIN from the coding sequence ATGAACATACTAAGATACAGAAAACCTAATATTGATAGCATCTCCATGATCAACCGATTGTTTGACGATGCGTTTGCCAACTTTGGGCTTCATCTCGAACCCATTTCTAGAATTGATCCGCAAGATAGGACTTACCGAGCGTCAGTCAGAATGGATGAAGAAGGCGATAATTTTGTTGTACGCTTTGAAGTTCCAGGAGTAAAAAAGGAAAATATCAACCTGGAATTGAATGAATCGGTGATTGTACTGAAAGCGGAGCGAAGCGAAAATCGAAATGATGAGGAGATAAGAATTTCGCTTAATCGATCAGTTAGGATTCCAGAGGAAACAGAAGTTTCCAAGGTAAAGGCTAATTTGAAGGATGGAGTATTGACCGTGTTAATTCCGAAACCGCCAAAGAGGCAACCAAAGTTAATCGCGATAAACTAG
- the rsmD gene encoding Ribosomal RNA small subunit methyltransferase D, producing the protein MRVTGGRARGIQLEVPKRWVRPALDRMREAVFSIIGSRVSGATFLDLFAGCGSYGLEALSRGADSGVFLEKNRTCVKSVRRNLGKVCKSVGISPDPFMILEADVFRWRSTDGRTFDLIFVDPPYDIWGVSASRILRLVGECLNIESQSRVVFETPGGFEFDFGEWTLEREVGNPQNRAGPSVKILKR; encoded by the coding sequence ATGCGTGTGACTGGCGGGCGAGCAAGAGGTATTCAGTTGGAAGTACCGAAGCGGTGGGTAAGGCCCGCCCTAGACCGAATGCGTGAGGCCGTATTCTCTATAATTGGATCCCGAGTTTCGGGGGCGACCTTTCTTGATCTTTTCGCCGGTTGCGGCTCCTATGGCTTGGAAGCGTTAAGCCGAGGGGCCGATAGTGGAGTATTCCTAGAAAAGAATCGGACCTGTGTCAAATCTGTGCGGCGAAATCTCGGTAAGGTTTGTAAGAGCGTAGGGATTTCTCCAGACCCTTTCATGATTCTCGAAGCGGATGTTTTCAGATGGCGCAGTACAGATGGGAGGACCTTCGATTTAATTTTTGTAGACCCTCCCTACGACATTTGGGGAGTGAGCGCCTCTCGCATCCTTCGGCTCGTCGGGGAGTGCCTTAATATAGAATCTCAATCCCGTGTGGTGTTCGAGACACCGGGAGGATTTGAGTTTGATTTTGGGGAGTGGACCTTAGAGCGGGAAGTTGGGAATCCCCAAAACCGCGCTGGACCCAGCGTAAAAATTCTGAAGCGATAG
- the rnpA gene encoding Ribonuclease P protein component: protein MRQRLTGRERLNRQIDFAAVKQLGKKIDCGPFVVQIQVIPDPIGHPPIRRIGVIASKRMGSAVRRNRAKRLMRELFRTNQEILPQRVDVVMIARRTIVNFAYEELQIRYLQACQRLTPLNISGGEPVE from the coding sequence ATGCGCCAACGTCTGACGGGCCGAGAGCGCCTCAATCGGCAGATCGATTTTGCTGCAGTAAAGCAATTGGGGAAAAAGATCGATTGTGGGCCCTTTGTCGTGCAGATTCAGGTTATTCCGGATCCGATTGGTCACCCGCCAATCCGTCGTATAGGAGTAATTGCGTCCAAAAGAATGGGATCGGCGGTGAGGCGAAACCGGGCCAAGCGACTGATGCGGGAACTCTTTCGGACGAATCAGGAGATTTTGCCTCAAAGAGTCGATGTTGTGATGATTGCGCGCAGAACTATTGTCAATTTTGCATATGAAGAGTTGCAGATCCGTTATTTGCAGGCTTGTCAACGCCTTACCCCTTTGAATATTAGCGGGGGTGAACCTGTCGAATGA
- the yidC gene encoding Membrane protein insertase YidC produces MDRIYTILGLLLIVTAAAFLFLQPPVSDRDRSVPLDPIGEIGKMQENFGSIETDSEDQIEKEQKSNFVPTTDSLVRIQSPTSSPELEVLEEIYVLENSFIRVEFTNRGGAIRQVTLKKHQAVQGELRPYVFNEGSDLPALGISRLREDGSLEQYAPTYKLLRLENSAIEFHRELHSGIELFRRFELSQATQGAAPYILNHVSRFENRSGSIFNIDKIFVNVGTAPPTLSDPSGYILNFSYYHPEDFESINVSKFKGSRGFFGFFAKDPVSSKRDPVQTIWAATTNQFFTSILTPQNPGNGILAEPSFLPSEYERGPLRTGVTGNIEFDLPTIKPNSDLELNFQYYVGPKEYGRLSKLEQKQDLVMQFGFFGPIGKAMLHLMLWLHDWVGNYGLAIILMTVIIRLLMWPLTAKATQTTKRMQQLQGPLQALREKYKDNQEKLNKEMMKMWKEHGVNPFAGCLPVFVQLPIFFALFQMLRSASELRFASFLWIRDLSMPDTIATIAGFPLNPLPLAMTASMYYLMRMTPMNMEPVQQKIYRLLPLVFIVFFYTFSAGLTLYWTMSNCFSILQQYLTNRKKDPEPPQTVTSPTNPKRKGKRMKRRDG; encoded by the coding sequence ATGGATAGAATCTATACGATTTTGGGGCTTCTACTTATCGTTACCGCGGCAGCATTTTTGTTCCTGCAGCCACCGGTTTCGGACAGAGACCGATCGGTCCCTCTCGATCCCATAGGTGAGATCGGGAAGATGCAGGAAAACTTCGGATCAATCGAGACCGACAGTGAAGATCAAATAGAAAAAGAACAGAAGTCCAATTTCGTTCCGACCACAGATTCATTAGTTAGAATTCAAAGCCCTACCTCTAGCCCGGAGTTGGAAGTTTTGGAAGAGATTTACGTCCTCGAGAATTCTTTTATCCGGGTAGAGTTTACAAATCGGGGAGGGGCAATCAGGCAGGTAACTTTGAAGAAACACCAGGCGGTACAGGGTGAGCTGCGACCTTATGTCTTTAATGAGGGCAGTGACTTGCCTGCTTTAGGGATAAGTCGATTGCGAGAAGATGGATCGCTTGAACAGTACGCTCCTACTTACAAGCTCCTTCGGCTGGAAAATTCAGCGATCGAATTTCACCGCGAATTGCACTCTGGAATCGAGTTATTTCGTCGTTTCGAACTATCCCAGGCTACACAAGGCGCGGCCCCTTACATTCTTAATCATGTTTCCCGGTTTGAAAATCGGTCCGGTAGTATCTTCAATATTGACAAAATCTTCGTTAATGTCGGCACCGCACCGCCGACACTTTCTGATCCTTCCGGGTACATTCTCAATTTTTCGTATTATCACCCCGAGGATTTCGAGAGCATAAACGTCAGCAAGTTCAAAGGGAGTCGAGGGTTCTTTGGGTTTTTTGCCAAGGATCCGGTCAGTTCAAAAAGGGATCCGGTGCAAACCATTTGGGCTGCAACAACAAATCAATTTTTTACATCCATTTTGACACCTCAAAATCCTGGCAACGGGATCCTTGCCGAGCCCTCATTTCTCCCTTCCGAATACGAAAGAGGTCCTCTTCGAACCGGGGTCACTGGTAATATCGAATTCGATCTGCCGACGATAAAGCCGAATTCAGACTTGGAGTTGAATTTCCAGTACTATGTGGGACCTAAAGAATACGGGCGCCTCAGCAAGTTGGAACAGAAACAAGATCTGGTAATGCAGTTCGGCTTCTTTGGACCCATTGGTAAAGCAATGCTCCACCTTATGCTTTGGCTCCACGATTGGGTGGGTAACTACGGACTGGCGATTATTTTGATGACGGTGATTATCCGTCTTCTCATGTGGCCGCTTACAGCTAAAGCAACCCAAACGACTAAGCGGATGCAGCAACTTCAGGGGCCTTTGCAAGCGTTAAGAGAGAAATACAAGGATAATCAGGAGAAACTGAACAAGGAGATGATGAAGATGTGGAAGGAGCATGGGGTTAATCCTTTCGCCGGTTGTCTTCCTGTCTTCGTTCAACTTCCCATATTTTTTGCCCTTTTTCAAATGTTGCGGAGCGCTTCGGAGTTAAGGTTTGCTAGCTTCCTCTGGATTCGGGATCTTTCCATGCCTGACACGATTGCGACGATTGCAGGATTTCCTCTCAATCCTTTGCCGTTAGCGATGACTGCCAGCATGTATTACTTGATGCGAATGACGCCAATGAATATGGAGCCAGTACAGCAGAAGATTTACCGATTGTTACCTTTGGTCTTCATAGTTTTCTTTTATACGTTTTCTGCCGGCCTTACCCTCTATTGGACAATGTCAAACTGCTTCTCCATTTTACAGCAGTATTTAACAAATCGAAAAAAGGATCCTGAACCGCCTCAGACGGTTACGTCTCCTACCAATCCCAAGAGAAAAGGGAAAAGGATGAAGCGCAGGGACGGATAA
- the mutS2 gene encoding Endonuclease MutS2 has protein sequence MSKEEIYDLPIDGTLDLHAFHPSCVRELLDDYLKICLENGILDLQIVHGKGTGALRRLVHSRLERSPFVIGFRLADESGGGWGATLVRLRDQSA, from the coding sequence GTGAGCAAAGAAGAGATCTACGACCTGCCGATCGACGGGACTTTAGATTTGCACGCATTTCATCCGTCCTGTGTAAGAGAGCTCCTAGATGATTACCTCAAGATTTGTTTGGAAAATGGAATCCTCGACTTGCAGATAGTCCACGGCAAAGGAACTGGAGCGCTACGCAGGCTTGTTCATTCCAGGCTAGAGAGATCGCCTTTTGTGATTGGTTTCAGGTTAGCTGATGAATCGGGGGGCGGCTGGGGAGCCACCCTCGTCCGACTTAGGGATCAATCAGCCTGA
- a CDS encoding putative transcriptional regulatory protein: MSGHSKWATTRRHKAVVDAKRGKLFSVLAKELTLAARGSGGNPEFNPRLRTLLNKAKTANMPSENIDRAVKKGTGELPGMTFEELTYEGYGPGGVGLIVEVATDNKNRSASAVRSTFTKAGGNLAGTGALAFNFQKQGQFLIGLEKTNEDNLMEAVLDYGAEDIRAEEDHFEVLCPIGDFDSVAQALERAGIESESSELAWVPNSLISVGDGDTAKKVLRLIEELEELEDVQHVYANYDIDDSILGESRN, translated from the coding sequence ATGTCCGGTCACAGTAAATGGGCGACTACTAGACGCCATAAGGCGGTTGTCGATGCAAAGCGAGGAAAGCTGTTCAGCGTCCTTGCCAAAGAGCTTACCTTGGCTGCCCGGGGAAGTGGGGGAAACCCGGAATTCAACCCCCGGCTTCGTACTCTTCTGAACAAGGCTAAGACTGCAAACATGCCCAGCGAAAATATCGATCGGGCAGTGAAAAAGGGGACAGGAGAGCTCCCTGGCATGACATTCGAAGAACTTACTTATGAGGGATACGGCCCGGGTGGAGTGGGGCTGATAGTTGAGGTGGCAACGGACAATAAAAATCGGAGTGCCTCTGCGGTTCGTAGCACGTTTACTAAGGCAGGCGGGAACCTGGCAGGGACCGGAGCGCTAGCGTTTAATTTTCAAAAGCAGGGTCAGTTTCTGATCGGCTTGGAAAAAACAAATGAGGATAATCTTATGGAGGCGGTTCTCGACTATGGAGCCGAAGACATTCGAGCCGAAGAGGATCACTTCGAGGTGTTGTGCCCAATAGGGGATTTCGACTCGGTTGCCCAAGCACTCGAAAGGGCCGGAATTGAGTCGGAATCATCTGAATTGGCCTGGGTTCCCAATTCCTTAATTTCTGTTGGTGATGGCGACACTGCTAAAAAGGTTCTTCGTCTCATAGAGGAACTCGAAGAACTGGAAGATGTCCAGCACGTCTATGCAAACTACGATATTGACGACAGCATCCTGGGAGAATCACGGAATTAA
- the yedK gene encoding Putative SOS response-associated peptidase YedK, translating into MCGRYALTIQPAELSQRFLLRETSEEFTTTLKPRFNICPGQTVTAVRTSCKDRLREGVNLSWGLVPPWATTFKVGYKMINARKESVADKPAFRAAFNHRRCIIPATGFYEWQNQGSGKLKQPFFFSLKGNEPMALAGLWERWQDSAGINRETCAILTTSANKIMQDVHHRMPVILEEKSFDLWLDPTIAGRARLKSLFHPISPEKISRFPVSKLVNNPKNDGPELLKEVRPEPQSTCLQGSLFPDLDDD; encoded by the coding sequence ATGTGTGGCCGCTATGCATTAACAATACAACCAGCTGAGTTATCGCAGCGATTCCTTCTCCGGGAAACTAGCGAAGAGTTTACAACAACACTTAAGCCACGGTTCAATATTTGTCCGGGCCAAACGGTGACGGCGGTTCGAACTTCATGTAAGGACAGATTACGGGAGGGCGTGAACCTAAGCTGGGGATTGGTGCCACCTTGGGCCACAACCTTCAAGGTTGGTTACAAGATGATTAACGCTCGGAAGGAGTCGGTAGCGGATAAGCCCGCGTTCCGCGCGGCTTTTAACCATCGACGATGCATTATCCCAGCAACTGGATTTTACGAGTGGCAAAACCAAGGTTCCGGAAAACTAAAACAACCCTTTTTTTTCAGCTTAAAGGGCAATGAACCGATGGCATTGGCTGGGCTATGGGAACGATGGCAGGACTCCGCCGGAATAAATCGAGAGACCTGTGCCATTCTTACAACCTCAGCCAACAAGATCATGCAAGATGTTCATCACCGCATGCCCGTGATTCTGGAAGAAAAAAGTTTTGATCTGTGGCTTGATCCTACAATAGCGGGCAGAGCCCGACTCAAGTCCCTTTTTCATCCCATCAGTCCGGAAAAGATAAGCCGCTTTCCCGTTTCTAAACTTGTCAACAATCCAAAAAACGATGGCCCTGAACTCCTGAAAGAAGTCAGGCCCGAACCCCAGTCAACATGCCTTCAAGGCTCTCTATTCCCCGACCTTGACGACGATTGA
- the csd gene encoding putative cysteine desulfurase, translating into MKLSELHRSEETRLREFPIAKEGAFLANAAICPLPTRVGVAMKALIDKAIQTSIDFDSYEGVYEETRELAAKLLQARPRNVALLGPTSIGLSLVANGLSLESGDNIVYYHGDYPSNAVVWMNLAEKGVELRRVLPREPGNIRVDDLKELVDSRTRLVALSSAHFISGFRIDLDSIGEWVKKSNALFCVDGIQTLGAIRTHVESLDFLVADAHKWLLGPPAIGLFYVNPDIEDQLKPTLLGWHSVECPEFVTPQELTFKSDARRYEAGSPNLTGLVALNASLRLLLDFTIEAVEERVTSYTTHIREEVREKGYTLACSDDNRLSGISSFRKEGEDTQILYNALADAGIVTSLRATPDGKQWIRFSPHCYNTMDEINQALTLL; encoded by the coding sequence ATGAAACTTTCCGAATTACATCGAAGCGAGGAGACTCGATTGAGAGAATTTCCCATTGCGAAGGAAGGAGCCTTTCTTGCTAATGCCGCTATTTGTCCACTTCCAACACGGGTGGGCGTGGCGATGAAGGCCCTCATCGACAAAGCGATACAAACTTCGATTGACTTTGATAGCTACGAGGGGGTCTACGAGGAGACGCGTGAGCTTGCCGCCAAGCTTCTTCAAGCACGACCAAGAAATGTTGCCCTTCTGGGTCCTACGTCGATTGGGCTTTCGCTAGTAGCCAATGGTCTCTCGCTTGAGTCGGGTGATAACATTGTCTATTATCATGGTGACTATCCTTCCAATGCAGTAGTTTGGATGAACTTGGCGGAGAAAGGGGTGGAATTGCGAAGAGTTCTGCCAAGGGAGCCAGGTAATATCAGAGTGGATGATCTGAAAGAATTGGTGGACAGTCGAACTCGACTAGTCGCCCTTTCCTCCGCGCACTTCATCAGTGGGTTTCGGATTGATCTCGATTCGATCGGGGAGTGGGTTAAGAAATCAAATGCTCTATTCTGCGTTGATGGCATCCAGACACTGGGTGCAATTCGCACCCATGTTGAGTCCCTCGACTTTCTAGTTGCTGATGCTCACAAGTGGTTGCTTGGCCCTCCGGCAATTGGGTTGTTTTATGTCAATCCAGATATCGAAGACCAACTGAAACCGACCCTATTAGGCTGGCACAGCGTGGAGTGTCCGGAATTTGTTACTCCACAGGAATTAACATTTAAAAGCGATGCAAGGCGCTACGAGGCAGGTTCACCAAACTTGACGGGACTTGTTGCGCTTAACGCGTCTCTCCGCCTCCTCCTTGACTTCACTATCGAGGCAGTAGAGGAGAGAGTTACCAGCTATACGACACATATACGTGAAGAGGTACGGGAGAAAGGTTATACCCTAGCGTGTAGCGATGATAACCGTCTATCGGGTATCTCTTCGTTTAGGAAAGAAGGTGAAGACACCCAAATCCTCTACAATGCGCTGGCTGATGCTGGCATTGTCACTTCGCTTCGTGCGACTCCGGATGGCAAACAATGGATCCGATTCTCACCCCATTGCTACAATACGATGGACGAAATAAATCAGGCTCTAACACTTCTATAG